A region of Streptomyces deccanensis DNA encodes the following proteins:
- a CDS encoding acyl-CoA thioesterase, protein MRHIYRCPLRWADMDAYGHVNNVVFLRYLEEARIDFLFRPEKDFKQGSVVARHEIDYKRQLVHRHQPVDIELWVTEIRAASFTITYEVKDPDQVYVRASTVIVPFDFATQRPRRITSEEREFLEEYRDDEAEAVAA, encoded by the coding sequence TTGCGGCACATCTACCGCTGCCCACTGCGCTGGGCGGACATGGACGCCTACGGCCACGTCAACAACGTGGTCTTCCTCCGCTACCTGGAGGAAGCCCGTATCGACTTCCTGTTCCGCCCGGAGAAGGACTTCAAGCAGGGGTCCGTGGTGGCACGCCATGAGATCGACTACAAGCGGCAGCTGGTCCACCGGCACCAGCCGGTGGACATCGAGCTGTGGGTCACGGAGATAAGAGCGGCGTCGTTCACGATCACCTACGAGGTCAAGGACCCGGACCAGGTTTATGTCCGGGCCTCGACGGTGATAGTGCCGTTCGACTTCGCGACGCAGCGGCCGCGTCGGATCACCTCCGAGGAACGTGAGTTCCTGGAGGAGTACAGGGACGACGAGGCGGAGGCCGTCGCCGCATGA
- the ettA gene encoding energy-dependent translational throttle protein EttA codes for MAEYIYTMRKTRKAHGDKVILDDVTLSFLPGAKIGVVGPNGAGKSTVLKIMAGLEQPSNGDAFLSPGYTVGMLLQEPPLDESKTVLQNVQDGAAEIMGKLKRFNEVAELMATDYSDALLDEMGKLQEDLDHANAWDLDTQLEQAMDALGCPPGDWPVTNLSGGERRRVALCKLLLEAPDLLLLDEPTNHLDAESVQWLEQHLAKYPGTVVAVTHDRYFLDNVAGWILELDRGRAIGYEGNYSTYLETKQTRLKVEGQKDAKRAKRLKEELEWVRSNAKGRQAKSKARLARYEEMAAEADKMRKLDFEEIQIPPGPRLGNVVVEVNNLSKAFGEKVLIDDLSFTLPRNGIVGIIGPNGAGKTTLFKMIQGLEEPDSGSIKVGETVKISYVDQSRENIDPKKTLWAVVSDELDYINVGQVEMPSRAYVSAFGFKGPDQQKPAGVLSGGERNRLNLALTLKLGGNLLLLDEPTNDLDVETLSSLENALLEFPGCAVVVSHDRWFLDRVATHILAYEGESKWFWFEGNFESYEKNKIERLGADATRPHRATYKKLTRG; via the coding sequence TTGGCTGAGTACATCTACACGATGCGCAAGACACGCAAGGCGCACGGCGACAAGGTGATCCTTGACGACGTCACGCTGAGCTTCCTGCCCGGCGCGAAGATCGGTGTGGTCGGCCCGAACGGTGCCGGTAAGTCCACCGTCCTCAAGATCATGGCGGGCCTGGAGCAGCCGTCCAACGGTGACGCGTTCCTGTCGCCCGGCTACACCGTCGGCATGCTCCTGCAGGAGCCCCCGCTGGACGAGTCCAAGACGGTCCTGCAGAACGTGCAGGACGGCGCCGCCGAGATCATGGGCAAGCTCAAGCGCTTCAACGAGGTCGCGGAGCTCATGGCGACCGACTACTCGGACGCGCTCCTGGACGAGATGGGCAAGCTCCAGGAGGACCTGGACCACGCGAACGCGTGGGACCTGGACACCCAGCTGGAGCAGGCCATGGACGCCCTGGGCTGCCCGCCCGGCGACTGGCCCGTCACCAACCTCTCCGGTGGTGAGCGCCGCCGCGTCGCCCTGTGCAAGCTGCTGCTCGAAGCCCCCGACCTGCTGCTGCTCGACGAGCCCACCAACCACCTGGACGCCGAGTCCGTGCAGTGGCTGGAGCAGCACCTCGCGAAGTACCCCGGCACCGTCGTCGCCGTCACCCACGACCGGTACTTCCTCGACAACGTCGCGGGCTGGATCCTGGAGCTCGACCGCGGCCGCGCCATCGGCTACGAGGGCAACTACTCCACCTACCTGGAGACCAAGCAGACCCGTCTCAAGGTCGAGGGCCAGAAGGACGCCAAGCGCGCCAAGCGGCTCAAGGAAGAGCTGGAGTGGGTCCGCTCCAACGCCAAGGGCCGCCAGGCCAAGTCCAAGGCGCGTCTGGCCCGCTACGAGGAGATGGCCGCCGAGGCCGACAAGATGCGGAAGCTGGACTTCGAGGAGATCCAGATCCCGCCGGGCCCCCGACTGGGCAACGTGGTCGTCGAGGTCAACAACCTCAGCAAGGCCTTCGGCGAGAAGGTCCTCATCGACGACCTCTCCTTCACGCTTCCGCGCAACGGCATCGTGGGCATCATCGGCCCGAACGGCGCCGGCAAGACCACCCTGTTCAAGATGATCCAGGGTCTGGAGGAGCCCGACTCCGGTTCGATCAAGGTCGGCGAGACCGTCAAGATCTCCTACGTCGACCAGAGCCGCGAGAACATCGACCCCAAGAAGACGCTGTGGGCCGTCGTCTCCGACGAGCTGGACTACATCAACGTCGGCCAGGTCGAGATGCCCTCGCGGGCCTATGTCTCCGCGTTCGGCTTCAAGGGCCCGGACCAGCAGAAGCCGGCCGGGGTGCTCTCCGGCGGTGAGCGCAACCGCCTCAACCTGGCGCTCACCCTCAAGCTCGGCGGCAACCTGCTGCTCCTCGACGAGCCGACCAACGACCTCGACGTCGAGACCCTGTCGTCGCTGGAGAACGCGCTGCTGGAGTTCCCCGGCTGCGCCGTGGTCGTCTCCCACGACCGCTGGTTCCTGGACCGGGTGGCCACGCACATCCTCGCCTACGAGGGCGAGTCCAAGTGGTTCTGGTTCGAGGGCAACTTCGAGTCGTACGAGAAGAACAAGATCGAGCGGCTCGGCGCCGACGCCACCCGTCCGCACCGCGCCACCTACAAGAAGCTGACCCGGGGCTGA
- a CDS encoding TQXA domain-containing protein, with the protein MVSWFSASLSGWSGRAARRRKAGRLAAVSLASGLAVAGAIVTASPATADETPQSSGGATATMGGLKTYGTAVLRTDEGQEQQLPAGLFEMFVDGGGTLQTYCVDVQNPTQKDATYQETPWSGTSLGANKDAGRIRWILQNSYPQVNDLAALAGKAGATGLTEQDAATGTQVAIWRYSDGADVTALDPEAEKLADYLEKNARNLAEPAASLTLDPPAVSGRAGERLGPVTVHTNADGVTVTPPSDVAADGVKVVDADGEAVTSAGDGSELYFEVPEDAADGTADLTVQASTTVPVGRAFASETRSQTQILAGSSESTVSATATAHWAEKGAIPALSAEKNCAEGGLDITAANEGDKPFTFELMGITYTIEAGGTRTVTIPLQEDQAYDFTIKGPNGYAKQFRGVLDCRTETEAGASGDSVQTLSEPSPATVGGGAVTDTGTDLAETGSSGATPVIGGIAIGLVVIGGAVMVVLRKRNP; encoded by the coding sequence GTGGTTTCTTGGTTCTCGGCGTCGCTCTCCGGTTGGTCCGGGCGGGCCGCACGCAGGCGAAAGGCCGGCCGTCTCGCCGCCGTCTCGCTGGCGTCCGGCCTCGCCGTCGCGGGGGCGATCGTCACCGCGAGCCCGGCCACCGCCGACGAGACGCCGCAGAGCTCCGGCGGGGCGACCGCCACCATGGGCGGCCTCAAGACGTACGGGACGGCCGTGCTCCGCACCGACGAGGGGCAGGAACAGCAGCTCCCCGCAGGGCTGTTCGAGATGTTCGTCGACGGCGGCGGCACCCTGCAGACCTACTGCGTCGACGTCCAGAACCCGACGCAGAAGGACGCCACCTACCAGGAGACCCCCTGGAGCGGCACCTCGCTGGGCGCCAACAAGGACGCGGGCAGGATCCGCTGGATCCTGCAGAACTCCTACCCGCAGGTGAACGACCTCGCGGCGCTCGCCGGCAAGGCCGGGGCCACGGGTCTCACCGAGCAGGACGCGGCGACCGGTACGCAGGTGGCGATCTGGCGGTACTCCGACGGGGCCGACGTGACGGCCCTCGACCCCGAGGCGGAGAAGCTCGCGGACTACCTGGAGAAGAACGCGCGGAATCTGGCCGAGCCGGCCGCCTCCCTCACCCTCGACCCGCCGGCGGTCTCCGGCCGTGCCGGTGAGCGGCTCGGCCCGGTCACGGTGCACACCAACGCCGACGGCGTGACCGTGACCCCGCCCTCGGACGTGGCGGCGGACGGAGTGAAGGTCGTCGACGCCGACGGTGAGGCCGTGACCTCGGCCGGCGACGGCAGCGAGCTGTACTTCGAGGTGCCCGAGGACGCCGCGGACGGCACGGCCGACCTGACCGTGCAGGCCTCGACGACCGTCCCGGTCGGTCGCGCCTTCGCCTCCGAGACGCGCAGCCAGACCCAGATCCTCGCCGGCTCCAGCGAGTCCACGGTCTCCGCGACGGCGACCGCGCACTGGGCCGAGAAGGGCGCCATACCCGCACTGTCCGCCGAGAAGAACTGCGCCGAGGGCGGCCTGGACATCACGGCCGCGAACGAGGGCGACAAGCCCTTCACCTTCGAGCTGATGGGGATCACGTACACCATCGAGGCGGGCGGGACCAGGACGGTGACCATCCCGCTGCAGGAGGACCAGGCGTACGACTTCACGATCAAGGGGCCCAACGGCTACGCGAAGCAGTTCCGGGGCGTGCTCGACTGCCGGACCGAGACCGAGGCCGGTGCGAGCGGCGACTCGGTCCAGACGCTGAGCGAGCCGAGCCCGGCGACGGTCGGCGGCGGCGCGGTGACCGACACCGGAACCGACCTCGCCGAGACCGGCAGCTCCGGGGCGACCCCGGTGATCGGCGGCATCGCCATCGGGCTGGTCGTGATCGGCGGCGCGGTGATGGTCGTCCTCCGCAAGCGGAACCCCTGA
- a CDS encoding single-stranded DNA-binding protein, translated as MNETMVCVVGNVATQPVCRELSTGSSARFRLAVTSRYWDREKNEWTDGHTNFFTVWARRALAANVASSVALGDPVVVHGRLKVRAEQRDGQSRVSADLDAVAVGHDLSRGTSAFRRTPRGEASITAQTSSQPEPAWETPPPGGRLDATAELGPQPAGVT; from the coding sequence ATGAACGAGACGATGGTGTGCGTGGTGGGGAACGTGGCGACCCAGCCGGTCTGCCGGGAGTTGTCGACGGGTTCGTCGGCTCGGTTCCGGCTGGCGGTGACCTCGCGGTACTGGGACCGCGAGAAGAACGAGTGGACCGACGGGCACACCAACTTCTTCACGGTGTGGGCCAGGCGCGCGCTGGCCGCGAACGTGGCGTCGTCCGTCGCGCTGGGGGATCCGGTCGTGGTGCACGGGCGGTTGAAGGTGCGCGCCGAACAACGCGACGGGCAGAGCCGGGTCTCGGCGGACCTCGACGCGGTCGCCGTCGGCCACGATCTGTCGCGGGGGACCTCGGCGTTCCGGCGGACGCCCAGGGGTGAGGCGTCGATCACGGCTCAGACCTCGTCCCAGCCGGAGCCGGCCTGGGAGACACCGCCGCCCGGCGGTCGGCTCGACGCCACGGCCGAACTCGGCCCGCAACCAGCCGGGGTGACATGA
- a CDS encoding YfjP family GTPase: protein MTAVTDHTDQTGDDIPKRGDDRPARQEPGREFGNEFGKKVAKMVDEKGEGRGNGLAAGADRAGADRAERAEERGAIGGLERIAAGPSARPGREPQPWGGGESGVHARVDDRSGAGAAGRESRGTSGDAFARMKADVAARRERGSTESGAAGAESGDPWDDGLIARRAAESGPAERVSAVETRAPAAQSVVPLAYDGQLRSRLDALRELVGLSRTRLDSTTLAEAGRVLEEAAARRRLSGQHTVVAIAGATGSGKSTLFNALAGVAISETGVRRPTTAAPIACSWSDGAASLIDRLGIPGRLRRRPLQSAEAEAQLRGLVLVDLPDHDSAAVQHREQVDRILALVDAVIWVVDPEKYADAILHERYLRPLAGHAEVMFVVLNQVDRLPGEAAHQVLDDLRRLLDEDGVALGEHGEPGATVLALSALTGDGVGELRDALEQFVAERGAPARRVRADLDAAAARLWPVYANQRRAGLSERAREEFAARLADAVGATAAGEAAERAWLRNANRACGTPWLRLWRWYQDRSEPPTGRLALRAPVDEEATARQRVEQAVRTLSERAARGLPLPWAQAVREAAVRGAQGLPEALDELAVRAGAPTGRPPRPGWWPAAVLAQAAMTLVQVVGGLWLLGQIIGFMAPNLGVPVLLMVIGIVGGPAVEWGCRLAARGPARRYGHEAERRLREAAAGCGRARVLEPVAAELLRYREVREQYGRVLGATPVR, encoded by the coding sequence GTGACCGCCGTCACTGACCACACGGATCAGACCGGGGACGACATCCCCAAGAGGGGTGACGACAGGCCGGCCCGTCAGGAGCCCGGCAGGGAGTTCGGCAACGAGTTCGGCAAGAAGGTCGCCAAGATGGTCGATGAGAAGGGCGAGGGCCGGGGCAACGGCCTCGCCGCCGGGGCCGATCGCGCGGGCGCCGATCGTGCGGAGAGGGCCGAGGAACGGGGGGCGATCGGAGGGCTGGAGAGGATCGCCGCCGGTCCGTCGGCCCGCCCGGGCCGTGAGCCGCAGCCGTGGGGCGGCGGCGAGAGCGGCGTCCACGCGCGCGTGGACGACCGTTCCGGCGCCGGCGCGGCCGGCCGTGAGTCCCGAGGCACCTCCGGTGACGCGTTCGCGCGTATGAAGGCGGATGTGGCCGCGCGAAGAGAACGGGGGTCTACGGAATCGGGGGCCGCGGGGGCGGAGTCCGGTGATCCCTGGGACGACGGGCTCATCGCCCGGCGGGCCGCCGAGTCGGGGCCCGCCGAGCGGGTGTCGGCCGTGGAGACCAGGGCCCCTGCCGCGCAGTCGGTCGTCCCGCTCGCGTACGACGGGCAACTGCGGTCGCGGCTCGACGCGCTGCGCGAGCTGGTGGGGCTGTCCCGCACCCGGTTGGACAGCACGACCCTCGCGGAGGCGGGGCGCGTGCTGGAGGAGGCGGCGGCGCGGCGCAGGCTCTCCGGTCAGCACACGGTCGTCGCCATCGCGGGCGCCACCGGCAGCGGCAAGTCGACACTGTTCAACGCGCTCGCGGGCGTGGCGATCTCGGAGACGGGCGTACGCCGGCCCACCACGGCCGCGCCCATCGCGTGCAGTTGGAGCGACGGCGCGGCGAGCCTCATCGACCGGCTGGGGATTCCGGGACGGCTGCGGCGGCGGCCGTTGCAGAGCGCGGAGGCGGAGGCGCAGCTGCGCGGCCTCGTCCTGGTGGATCTGCCCGATCACGACTCGGCGGCGGTGCAGCACCGCGAACAGGTCGACCGGATCCTGGCGCTGGTGGACGCGGTCATCTGGGTCGTCGATCCGGAGAAGTACGCCGACGCGATCCTCCACGAGCGCTATCTGCGGCCCCTGGCCGGTCACGCGGAGGTCATGTTCGTCGTCCTCAACCAGGTCGACCGGCTTCCCGGGGAGGCCGCCCACCAGGTGCTCGACGACTTGCGGCGCCTGCTCGACGAGGACGGCGTCGCCCTGGGGGAACACGGTGAACCCGGCGCCACCGTGCTCGCGCTGTCCGCGCTCACCGGGGACGGCGTGGGCGAACTGCGTGACGCCCTGGAGCAGTTCGTGGCCGAGCGGGGTGCGCCCGCCCGCCGGGTCCGCGCCGATCTGGACGCGGCGGCGGCGCGGCTGTGGCCGGTGTACGCCAATCAGCGGCGCGCGGGGCTCAGTGAGCGGGCGCGCGAGGAGTTCGCCGCGCGCCTCGCGGACGCCGTGGGCGCCACCGCGGCGGGCGAGGCCGCCGAGCGCGCCTGGCTGCGCAACGCCAACCGCGCGTGCGGGACGCCCTGGCTGCGGCTGTGGCGCTGGTACCAGGACCGGAGCGAACCTCCCACGGGGCGGCTCGCCCTGAGGGCGCCCGTGGACGAGGAGGCCACCGCCCGGCAGCGCGTCGAGCAGGCCGTGCGTACGTTGTCGGAGCGCGCGGCGAGGGGGTTGCCCCTGCCCTGGGCCCAGGCGGTGCGCGAGGCGGCCGTACGGGGGGCGCAGGGGCTGCCCGAGGCACTGGACGAGCTGGCGGTGCGGGCCGGGGCGCCGACGGGGCGGCCACCCCGGCCGGGCTGGTGGCCTGCGGCGGTGCTCGCGCAGGCCGCCATGACGCTGGTTCAGGTCGTGGGCGGTCTGTGGCTGTTGGGGCAGATCATCGGCTTCATGGCACCCAACCTCGGCGTGCCGGTGCTGCTGATGGTGATCGGCATCGTCGGCGGTCCGGCCGTCGAGTGGGGCTGCCGACTTGCGGCGCGCGGCCCGGCACGGCGGTACGGCCACGAGGCGGAACGGCGGCTGCGGGAGGCCGCCGCCGGCTGCGGACGGGCCCGGGTGCTGGAGCCGGTGGCCGCCGAGCTGCTGCGGTACCGGGAGGTGCGGGAGCAGTACGGACGGGTGTTGGGTGCGACGCCGGTGAGGTGA
- a CDS encoding dynamin family protein, translating into MVTLDVRPQLLDALSALRDRVAAARFPLPLAGAPRARANRDELLAQLDDYLVPRLRQPEAPLLAVVGGSTGAGKSTLVNSLVGRRVSEAGVLRPTTRTPVLICHPEDHHWFSGMRVLPNLTRAWTPPQEPGQDPDDDSFPPDGGNGGKNGERFLRIETADNLPPGLALLDAPDIDSLDADNRVLAAELICAADIWVMVTTASRYADAVPWHLLRSAKEHRATLVTVLDRVPHQVVSEVSRQYGALLTKAGLGDVPRFTVPELPESAWGGGLLPGTAVAPLRTWLIQQVTDPEARHQAMARTAHGVLDSLRSRMPELANAAAQQYSAALRLTAAVDAAYDSEHARVKGRLQAGAVLAGDALKRWRSFPLDCTAGELLDALVESLGSLLLCAVTAADERVGEAWNREPAAVAAGLTERDTTGESVEHRIGMTVRRWRRVLEEYAEEEVRDLDRSTAPDTEVVAALGATALLGGRRARSAGEGLAERIGAHGALRLRDRGGRLLTDYLERALDTERERLLAPLDALDVHPEPQARLIAALSVLQKER; encoded by the coding sequence GTGGTGACCTTGGACGTACGGCCTCAGTTGCTCGACGCGCTCTCCGCCCTGCGCGACCGTGTCGCCGCCGCGCGCTTCCCGCTGCCCCTGGCAGGGGCCCCGCGCGCGCGTGCCAACCGCGACGAACTGCTCGCGCAACTCGACGACTACTTGGTGCCCCGGTTGCGACAACCCGAAGCACCCTTGCTCGCGGTGGTCGGCGGATCCACCGGAGCCGGCAAGTCCACTCTCGTCAACTCCCTGGTCGGACGAAGGGTCAGCGAGGCCGGCGTACTGCGGCCGACGACCCGTACGCCCGTACTGATCTGCCATCCCGAGGACCACCACTGGTTCAGCGGCATGCGGGTCCTGCCCAACCTCACGCGCGCGTGGACGCCGCCGCAGGAGCCCGGACAGGACCCGGACGACGACTCCTTCCCGCCCGACGGCGGGAACGGCGGCAAGAACGGCGAGCGCTTCCTGCGCATCGAGACCGCCGACAACCTCCCGCCCGGACTCGCCCTCCTCGACGCGCCCGACATCGACTCCCTGGACGCCGACAACCGCGTACTCGCCGCCGAACTCATCTGCGCCGCCGACATCTGGGTGATGGTCACCACGGCTTCCCGCTACGCCGACGCCGTGCCGTGGCATCTGCTGCGGTCCGCGAAGGAACACCGGGCGACCCTGGTCACCGTGCTCGACCGGGTGCCCCACCAGGTCGTCTCCGAGGTCTCCCGGCAGTACGGGGCGCTGCTGACCAAGGCCGGACTCGGCGACGTACCCCGCTTCACCGTGCCCGAACTCCCCGAGTCCGCCTGGGGCGGCGGGCTGCTGCCGGGCACCGCCGTCGCACCGCTGCGGACCTGGCTCATCCAGCAGGTGACCGATCCCGAGGCCCGCCACCAGGCGATGGCCCGCACCGCACACGGGGTCCTCGACTCGCTGCGCTCCCGGATGCCCGAGCTGGCGAACGCCGCGGCCCAGCAGTACTCGGCCGCCCTCCGGCTCACCGCCGCCGTCGACGCGGCGTACGACAGCGAGCACGCGCGCGTGAAGGGGCGTCTGCAGGCGGGGGCCGTGCTCGCGGGCGACGCCCTCAAACGGTGGCGCAGTTTCCCCCTCGACTGCACCGCCGGCGAACTGCTCGACGCCCTCGTCGAGAGCCTCGGCAGCCTGCTGCTGTGCGCGGTCACCGCCGCCGACGAACGCGTCGGCGAGGCCTGGAACCGCGAACCGGCCGCCGTGGCCGCCGGACTGACGGAACGTGACACGACGGGGGAGAGCGTCGAACACCGGATCGGGATGACCGTACGGCGCTGGCGGCGTGTCCTGGAGGAGTACGCCGAGGAGGAGGTGCGCGACCTCGACCGGAGCACCGCTCCGGACACGGAGGTGGTGGCCGCCCTGGGCGCCACGGCCCTGCTGGGCGGCCGACGGGCCCGGTCCGCCGGGGAGGGGCTCGCGGAACGGATCGGCGCGCACGGCGCGCTACGGCTGCGCGACCGCGGCGGACGGCTGCTCACCGACTACCTCGAACGAGCCCTCGACACCGAGCGCGAGCGCCTACTCGCCCCGCTCGACGCCCTCGACGTACACCCCGAACCGCAGGCCCGACTCATCGCCGCCCTGTCCGTACTGCAGAAGGAGAGGTGA
- a CDS encoding LysE family translocator gives MVDLTVLPSYIAVILLFLGPPGPDMAYMLAVGLEGGRRAALKAILGIGTGMSVYAAAAVAGIGRIADSYPLIFDTVRILGAVYLLWVAYGTLRNARRALQGNSDIETGRWYVRGMLVSLTNPKIILFFIAILPQFIGSADNPEVQMAMLGAIDILMEIILYGGIGVLAGFFQARVVGSTKATAVLNYIACAVYVVLAVTICGEIVATRTVA, from the coding sequence ATGGTGGATCTGACGGTACTGCCGAGCTACATCGCGGTGATCCTGCTCTTCCTGGGCCCGCCCGGGCCTGATATGGCCTACATGCTCGCCGTGGGTCTCGAAGGCGGCCGCCGGGCCGCGCTGAAGGCCATCCTCGGCATCGGAACGGGCATGAGCGTCTACGCCGCGGCCGCTGTCGCCGGAATCGGCAGGATCGCCGACTCATACCCGTTGATATTCGATACGGTGCGCATCCTGGGTGCCGTGTATCTGCTGTGGGTGGCCTACGGCACGCTGCGCAATGCGCGTCGTGCGCTCCAAGGGAACAGCGATATCGAGACGGGTCGATGGTATGTGCGGGGCATGCTCGTCAGCCTGACGAACCCGAAGATCATCCTGTTCTTCATCGCGATACTCCCGCAGTTCATAGGAAGCGCGGACAACCCTGAGGTGCAGATGGCGATGCTCGGTGCCATCGACATTCTGATGGAGATCATTCTCTACGGAGGAATTGGGGTGCTGGCGGGATTCTTCCAGGCGCGCGTCGTCGGCTCGACGAAGGCGACGGCTGTCCTGAACTACATCGCGTGCGCCGTTTATGTGGTCCTCGCGGTGACGATCTGCGGCGAAATCGTGGCGACCCGTACGGTCGCGTAG
- a CDS encoding cytochrome P450 → METRDADNGKLSDQELSNLIILLIFAGIDTTRNQLSLGVESFSRQPEQWEKLAADPDRCAARTAEEVLRLNPIGRWISGEAAETFQHKERVIEKGTTVHLFTLASATDPAAFDNPDRIDLDAERSPHFAFGGGIHHCLGHFVARADIAVALEALSTRLTDLRAGEGAEWLPDSGKHRCEQAADHLHPAALN, encoded by the coding sequence GTGGAAACGAGGGACGCGGACAACGGCAAACTCTCGGATCAGGAACTGAGCAATCTCATCATCCTGCTGATCTTCGCGGGGATAGACACGACCCGGAACCAACTGTCCCTGGGCGTCGAATCGTTCTCGAGGCAGCCGGAGCAGTGGGAGAAGCTGGCCGCAGACCCGGACCGCTGCGCCGCCAGGACGGCCGAGGAAGTGCTGCGCCTGAATCCGATAGGCCGTTGGATCTCGGGGGAAGCGGCGGAGACTTTCCAGCACAAGGAACGCGTGATCGAGAAGGGTACGACAGTCCACCTGTTCACCCTCGCATCGGCCACTGATCCCGCCGCATTCGACAACCCGGACCGTATCGACCTCGACGCAGAACGCTCACCTCATTTCGCGTTCGGCGGCGGCATCCATCATTGCCTGGGTCATTTCGTCGCCAGGGCGGACATCGCCGTGGCTCTGGAGGCTCTGTCCACGCGCCTCACCGACCTGCGGGCGGGGGAGGGTGCCGAATGGCTGCCTGATTCCGGAAAACACCGGTGCGAACAAGCTGCCGATCACCTTCACCCGGCGGCCCTGAACTGA
- a CDS encoding CGNR zinc finger domain-containing protein has translation MVVVYSPEFRLGKLLATNFTGTLSERYGEAVERIPVPSRLVDWLAIHGLEVDSCTPSQLDHARELREAMHAAATAVAKQDPLPPSAVQVINDCSAHGLASAVLTAEGGREWCLGSASVEDALSVIAADAISLLAGEREGKISLCASPTCRAAFFDTSRGSTRKWCDMNTCGNREKKARFLANKRKHSSLAG, from the coding sequence ATGGTTGTCGTGTATTCCCCTGAGTTCCGTCTCGGCAAGTTGCTGGCGACCAACTTCACGGGGACCCTGTCGGAGCGGTACGGCGAGGCGGTGGAGCGTATTCCCGTGCCGTCCCGGCTCGTGGACTGGCTGGCGATCCATGGGCTCGAGGTCGATTCCTGCACCCCGTCCCAGCTCGACCACGCCCGAGAACTGCGGGAAGCGATGCACGCAGCCGCCACCGCCGTGGCGAAGCAGGACCCGCTGCCCCCCTCGGCCGTACAGGTCATCAATGACTGCAGTGCTCACGGCCTGGCCTCGGCGGTCCTGACGGCCGAGGGCGGCCGGGAGTGGTGTCTGGGTTCCGCCTCTGTGGAGGACGCACTCAGCGTGATCGCCGCGGACGCGATCAGTCTCCTTGCGGGAGAACGAGAAGGAAAGATCTCCTTGTGCGCATCACCCACGTGCCGAGCCGCGTTCTTCGACACCAGCCGGGGCTCCACCCGCAAGTGGTGCGACATGAACACCTGCGGCAATCGTGAGAAGAAGGCGCGCTTCCTCGCCAACAAGCGCAAGCACTCCAGCCTTGCCGGCTGA
- a CDS encoding DUF2087 domain-containing protein yields the protein MEKQASARGLSAETAAQAEATDRTDPVLRTFVRDGRLVRLPARWQRKLVVLRYVAERTFEPGVEYPERTVNEKLRAWCEDAPVDHVTLRRHLVDLGHLHRQHGSYWVPETALAH from the coding sequence GTGGAGAAGCAGGCGTCAGCACGGGGCTTGAGCGCGGAGACGGCCGCGCAAGCCGAGGCGACGGACCGGACCGATCCCGTACTGCGGACCTTCGTGCGCGACGGGCGTCTCGTCCGGCTGCCGGCCCGGTGGCAGCGGAAGCTGGTCGTGCTGCGGTACGTGGCGGAGCGGACCTTCGAGCCGGGCGTCGAGTACCCCGAGCGCACCGTGAACGAGAAGCTGCGCGCCTGGTGCGAGGACGCCCCGGTGGACCATGTGACCCTCCGCCGCCACCTGGTGGACCTGGGCCACCTCCACCGGCAGCACGGCTCCTACTGGGTCCCTGAGACAGCCCTCGCACACTGA
- a CDS encoding chaplin, producing the protein MSRIAKAAVVTLGTSAVVLGGAGLASADAGAEAKAVGSPGVLSGNVVQVPVNVPVNLCGNTIDIVGLLNPAFGNVCVNNGGDHHKGNAGSPGPSGYGH; encoded by the coding sequence ATGTCTCGCATCGCGAAGGCAGCCGTCGTCACGCTCGGCACGTCCGCCGTCGTGCTCGGCGGTGCCGGCCTGGCCTCTGCGGACGCGGGCGCCGAGGCCAAGGCCGTCGGCTCCCCGGGTGTCCTGTCGGGCAACGTCGTCCAGGTCCCCGTCAACGTGCCGGTCAACCTGTGCGGGAACACGATCGACATCGTCGGCCTGCTGAACCCGGCCTTCGGCAACGTCTGCGTCAACAACGGCGGCGACCACCACAAGGGCAACGCCGGCAGCCCCGGCCCGTCCGGCTACGGCCACTGA